One segment of Streptomyces sp. NA02950 DNA contains the following:
- a CDS encoding OsmC family peroxiredoxin, whose amino-acid sequence MATTRTAHTVWNGNLAEGKGVVTFDSSGIGEQPVSWPSRAEQANGRTSPEELIAAAHSSCFSMALSHGLTQAGTPPTQLTTQADVTFQPGTGITGIHLTVEGTVEGLDEAAFVAAAEDAKKNCPVSQALTGTEITLSAKLA is encoded by the coding sequence ATGGCTACGACGCGCACCGCGCACACCGTCTGGAACGGCAATCTGGCCGAGGGCAAGGGAGTCGTCACCTTCGACTCGTCCGGGATCGGCGAGCAGCCGGTCTCCTGGCCGTCCCGCGCCGAGCAGGCGAACGGCAGGACCAGCCCCGAGGAGCTGATCGCCGCCGCACACTCCAGCTGCTTCTCGATGGCGCTGTCGCACGGCCTCACCCAGGCCGGGACGCCGCCGACGCAGCTGACCACCCAGGCCGATGTCACCTTCCAGCCCGGCACCGGTATCACCGGGATCCACCTCACCGTGGAGGGCACGGTCGAGGGCCTGGACGAGGCGGCGTTCGTCGCGGCCGCCGAGGACGCCAAGAAGAACTGCCCGGTGAGCCAGGCGCTCACCGGTACGGAGATCACCCTGTCGGCGAAGCTGGCCTGA
- a CDS encoding SMP-30/gluconolactonase/LRE family protein, which produces MSRRQTFDIAVRATATLGEGPTWDPTTRRLIWVDVLAARVHTYDPATGHRTTLATEQHIGAAKPRAGGGLVVNLRDGIGLYGADGGFRWLVRDATPGRRGNDAAVAPDGSLWAGTMRYDEAPGGGTLARIAPDGARAEVLPDVTVSNGIGWSPDGRLMYYTDSPTRRIDVFDVPDVDGGRGPAEVSGRRPFARIEEGAGFPDGLCVDAEGAVWVALWDGGAIRRYVPDGTLDRVVDLPVPRPTACAFGGPDLSDLYVTSARVGVDPSAAPLAGSVLVVPGAGRGSAQPAFAG; this is translated from the coding sequence ATGAGCCGACGGCAGACGTTCGACATCGCGGTCCGCGCCACCGCCACGCTCGGTGAGGGACCCACCTGGGACCCCACCACCCGTCGGCTGATCTGGGTGGACGTCCTCGCCGCCCGCGTCCACACCTATGACCCGGCCACCGGCCACCGCACCACCCTGGCCACCGAGCAGCACATCGGCGCGGCCAAGCCCCGCGCGGGCGGCGGCCTCGTGGTCAACCTCCGCGACGGCATCGGGCTCTACGGCGCCGACGGCGGCTTCCGCTGGCTGGTGCGCGACGCGACCCCCGGCCGTCGTGGCAATGACGCGGCCGTGGCCCCCGACGGCTCGCTGTGGGCGGGCACGATGCGCTACGACGAGGCACCGGGTGGCGGCACGCTCGCCCGGATCGCCCCCGACGGCGCCCGTGCGGAGGTCCTGCCGGACGTGACCGTCAGCAACGGCATCGGCTGGAGCCCGGACGGCCGCCTCATGTACTACACCGACAGCCCCACCCGCCGTATCGACGTCTTCGACGTCCCCGACGTGGACGGCGGCCGCGGCCCGGCGGAGGTCTCCGGCCGCCGGCCGTTCGCACGGATCGAGGAGGGCGCGGGCTTCCCGGACGGACTGTGCGTGGATGCCGAGGGCGCGGTGTGGGTCGCCCTGTGGGACGGCGGCGCGATCCGTCGTTACGTCCCCGACGGCACACTCGATCGGGTGGTGGACCTTCCGGTGCCGCGCCCCACCGCCTGTGCCTTCGGCGGCCCGGATCTCAGCGATCTGTATGTGACCTCCGCCCGGGTCGGCGTCGACCCCTCCGCGGCTCCGCTCGCGGGATCGGTGCTGGTCGTCCCGGGGGCGGGGCGAGGGTCGGCACAACCCGCCTTCGCGGGCTGA
- a CDS encoding MarR family winged helix-turn-helix transcriptional regulator, which yields MTPRIDPLTLEVVELIGTIVARYHEEYEDAAAKHALTGAQARVLGLLSRGPTPMRHIAQQLKCEPSNVTGIVDRLESRGLVERRLDPADRRVKLAAATEEGQETSERLRGSLDFAREPLAGLSADERTILRDLLRRMLGIEP from the coding sequence ATGACACCGCGCATCGACCCGCTGACCCTCGAGGTCGTCGAGCTCATCGGCACTATCGTGGCCCGCTACCACGAGGAGTACGAGGACGCGGCGGCCAAGCACGCCCTGACCGGAGCGCAGGCCCGTGTGCTGGGGCTGCTGTCCCGCGGACCGACGCCGATGCGGCACATAGCGCAGCAGCTGAAGTGCGAGCCGTCGAACGTCACGGGCATCGTGGACCGGCTGGAGTCCCGGGGGCTCGTCGAGCGCCGTCTCGACCCGGCCGACCGCAGGGTCAAGCTGGCGGCGGCCACCGAGGAGGGCCAGGAGACCTCGGAGCGGCTGCGCGGTTCACTCGACTTCGCGCGCGAGCCGCTCGCCGGGCTCTCGGCCGACGAGCGCACGATCCTGCGGGACCTGCTGCGGCGGATGCTCGGCATCGAGCCCTAG
- a CDS encoding NADP-dependent oxidoreductase — protein MSVIPATSREWHLVARPEGWPKPEDFALREAPVSEPGPGQVLVRNLYMSVDPYMRGRMNDVKSYVPPFQLDKPMEGGAVGKVLASGVDGIAVGDHVLHGPGWREYAVVEGKSAVKVDPEVAPLSAYLGVLGMTGLTAYAGLLEVASFKEGDAVFVSGAAGAVGSEVGQIAKLKGASRVIGSAGTDDKVRLLVDEYGFDAAFNYKKGPVVEQLKEAAPDGIDVYFDNVGGDHLEAAIDRLKLHGRITVCGMIAQYNATEPPAAPRNLALIIGKRLRMQGMLVYDHQNLQQQFFEEVGGWIREGKLHYRETVVKGVENAVDAFLGMLRGENTGKMIVSFED, from the coding sequence ATGTCCGTCATCCCCGCCACCAGCCGTGAATGGCATCTTGTCGCCCGCCCGGAGGGCTGGCCGAAGCCGGAGGACTTCGCCCTGCGCGAGGCCCCCGTCTCCGAGCCGGGCCCCGGCCAGGTCCTGGTCCGCAACCTCTACATGTCGGTGGACCCGTACATGCGCGGCCGGATGAACGACGTGAAGTCGTATGTACCGCCGTTCCAGCTGGACAAGCCGATGGAGGGCGGTGCGGTCGGCAAGGTCCTCGCCTCCGGCGTGGACGGCATCGCGGTCGGCGACCACGTGCTGCACGGCCCCGGCTGGCGCGAGTACGCGGTGGTGGAAGGCAAGAGCGCGGTCAAGGTCGACCCGGAGGTCGCGCCGCTCAGCGCGTACCTCGGTGTGCTCGGCATGACCGGCCTCACCGCGTACGCGGGTCTGCTGGAGGTGGCGTCCTTCAAGGAGGGTGACGCGGTCTTCGTCTCGGGTGCCGCGGGCGCCGTCGGCAGCGAGGTCGGCCAGATCGCCAAGCTCAAGGGCGCCTCCCGGGTGATCGGCAGCGCGGGCACGGACGACAAGGTCCGGCTGCTGGTCGACGAGTACGGCTTCGACGCGGCGTTCAACTACAAGAAGGGCCCGGTCGTCGAACAGCTGAAGGAGGCCGCGCCCGACGGGATCGACGTCTACTTCGACAACGTCGGCGGTGACCACCTCGAGGCCGCCATCGACCGCCTCAAGCTGCACGGCCGGATCACCGTCTGCGGCATGATCGCCCAGTACAACGCCACCGAGCCGCCCGCCGCCCCGCGCAACCTCGCGCTGATCATCGGCAAGCGGCTGCGGATGCAGGGCATGCTCGTGTACGACCACCAGAACCTCCAGCAGCAGTTCTTCGAGGAGGTCGGCGGCTGGATCCGCGAGGGCAAGCTGCACTACCGCGAGACGGTCGTCAAGGGTGTGGAGAACGCGGTGGACGCGTTCCTCGGGATGCTCCGCGGCGAGAACACCGGCAAGATGATCGTCTCCTTCGAGGACTGA
- a CDS encoding IPT/TIG domain-containing protein: MSSPVPNQDVALAVGVPTILLVVPSSGPIGGGNPVVLIGTNLDTVTSVTFGGTAATIVAQPPTGTVLIVTAPAHAAGAVPVVATNPSGASVPAGYTYLVPLPPLAFLITPVSGPAAGGTSFTIIGANLTGASVTFNGTAATGVTVAAGGAVLTGVTPAGTAGPATVVVTTPGGTATVPGGYLYA, encoded by the coding sequence ATGTCCTCACCCGTGCCGAACCAGGACGTCGCGCTCGCGGTCGGCGTGCCGACGATCCTCCTCGTTGTCCCGAGCTCCGGGCCGATCGGCGGCGGCAACCCCGTCGTGCTCATCGGAACGAACCTGGACACCGTCACCTCGGTGACCTTCGGTGGCACCGCGGCCACCATCGTCGCGCAGCCCCCCACCGGGACCGTGCTCATCGTCACCGCCCCGGCGCACGCCGCGGGTGCGGTGCCGGTCGTCGCCACCAACCCGTCGGGCGCCAGCGTTCCGGCCGGGTACACCTATCTGGTGCCGCTGCCTCCGCTCGCCTTCCTCATCACCCCGGTCAGCGGTCCGGCGGCGGGTGGCACCTCGTTCACCATCATCGGTGCCAACCTCACCGGTGCCTCCGTCACCTTCAACGGCACGGCCGCGACCGGTGTCACGGTGGCCGCGGGCGGCGCGGTGCTGACCGGTGTCACCCCCGCGGGTACGGCGGGCCCCGCCACCGTCGTCGTCACGACCCCCGGGGGCACCGCCACCGTGCCGGGCGGTTACCTCTACGCCTGA
- a CDS encoding intradiol ring-cleavage dioxygenase produces the protein MPMTDSSPAPLGRRRVLIAGSAAAAALGVGAAGTAAARPGSPPARTRAGTADTAICTLTKKLTEGPYYLDHAFVRSNVAEDKKGVPLQLGLTVVDNSTCAPLDKALVEIWHADALGEYSGFVGANGHQEPDNRTFLRGGVLTGSDGVAKLTSIYPGWYVGRCIHVHLKVHTDVTLTDDGSFTGGTEIHTGQLFFAENITEAVARLSPYATNTVRRTPLSRDGIYNNGGTAAGLLTVTALGSTPSAGYRGTLTVGVHTDA, from the coding sequence ATGCCCATGACAGACTCATCCCCCGCCCCCCTGGGGCGACGCAGAGTACTGATCGCCGGAAGCGCCGCCGCGGCGGCCCTCGGAGTCGGCGCCGCGGGCACCGCCGCCGCCCGCCCTGGATCGCCCCCCGCCCGCACTCGCGCGGGCACCGCCGACACCGCCATCTGCACCCTCACCAAGAAGCTCACCGAAGGCCCCTACTACCTCGACCACGCGTTCGTACGGTCCAACGTCGCGGAGGACAAGAAGGGCGTACCGCTCCAGCTCGGTCTCACGGTCGTCGACAACAGCACCTGCGCGCCGCTCGACAAGGCGCTCGTCGAGATCTGGCACGCCGACGCGCTCGGCGAGTACTCCGGATTCGTGGGGGCCAACGGGCACCAGGAGCCGGACAACCGCACCTTCCTGCGCGGCGGAGTGCTCACCGGCTCCGACGGGGTGGCCAAGCTGACCAGCATCTATCCCGGTTGGTACGTCGGGCGCTGCATCCATGTCCACCTCAAGGTGCACACCGATGTCACGCTCACCGACGACGGCTCGTTCACCGGCGGCACCGAGATCCACACCGGTCAGCTCTTCTTCGCCGAGAACATCACCGAGGCGGTCGCCCGGTTGTCGCCGTACGCCACCAACACCGTCCGGCGCACGCCACTCAGCCGCGACGGCATCTACAACAACGGTGGCACCGCGGCCGGACTCCTCACCGTGACGGCTCTGGGGAGCACGCCGTCGGCCGGATACCGGGGAACGCTCACGGTGGGCGTCCACACGGACGCCTGA